One window of Alosa sapidissima isolate fAloSap1 chromosome 21, fAloSap1.pri, whole genome shotgun sequence genomic DNA carries:
- the LOC121696162 gene encoding XK-related protein 8-like isoform X1: protein MDDGIPFLYPFSDFGLNIVGLIFFLLDLILDIWAVVTFYQEEAYVSMGVLIFLLVGSSVLLQAFSWLWYNYSSEEEKKELAKYIYLEKYFHNRTLLGVLHVCQLGVFLRFASVMEISLRSLTAQRDGQKQGIAVFLTHDLSLLRLIETFSESAPQLTLMMAIIAHREDVEWVTGLKTLGSFAAIAFSVVMYHRVMRSFSKDKAKMTWIPSLVYFLWNFFLIAPRLAAVALAASTLPVGMIAVHFFLLWLTFFLWAWRQKTDFMDTPAGEWLYRGTVALIWYFCSFNVSKDDSRGRSIICHFIITRSIIYHFFIAVDSFVLLGLWWWDCVQPSVFGMPAWAVFICAGSSYIVGTIVKILYYKLCHPNKKSANEEKSTMEESEDMLPPAPACLGEEKPVMDMVDFARFKAPSPPCPGEEKPDMDVVDFAPFNAPSPPPLPPPKPLTGAQKRMQKLAANF, encoded by the exons ATGGATGACGGCATCCCATTCCTCTATCCTTTTTCAGACTTTGGGTTGAACATCGTAGGTCTTATATTCTTCCTCTTAGACTTGATACTTGACATTTGGGCAGTTGTGACTTTTTATCAGGAGGAGGCATACGTCAGTATGGGAGTGCTAATCTTCCTGTTAGTGGGATCGTCTGTGCTGCTGCAGGCATTCAGCTGGCTTTGGTATAACTATAGCTctgaagaagagaagaaagagctTGCCAAATATATTTACCTGGAAAAGTACTTTCATAATAGAACACTACTTGGTGTACTCCATGTGTGTCAACTGGGAGTCTTCCTCAG GTTTGCAAGCGTGATGGAGATCTCTCTGCGTAGCCTGACTGCACAAAGAGATGGACAGAAGCAAGGCATCGCTGTCTTCCTGACCCATGACCTCAGCTTGCTGCGCCTCATCGAGACATTCTCCGAGAGCGCTCCACAACTGACACTAATGATGGCCATCATCGCACATAGAGAAGATGTTGAATGGGTCACAG GTCTAAAGACTTTGGGTTCCTTCGCCGCAATTGCCTTCAGTGTGGTCATGTACCACCGCGTCATGCGCTCCTTCAGCAAGGACAAGGCCAAGATGACCTGGATCCCATCTCTAGTGTACTTCCTGTGGAACTTCTTCCTGATCGCCCCGCGTCTGGCAGCAGTGGCCCTCGCTGCCTCCACCCTGCCCGTTGGGATGATCGCAGTCCACTTCTTCCTCCTTTGGCTGACCTTTTTCCTATGGGCCTGGCGTCAGAAAACAGACTTCATGGACACCCCAGCAGGGGAATGGCTCTATCGGGGCACCGTAGCTCTCATTTGGTACTTTTGCTCGTTCAATGTGTCCAAGGACGACTCCAGGGGAAGGAGTATCATCTGTCATTTCATCATAACAAGGAGTATCATCTATCATTTCTTCATAGCAGTGGACAGTTTTGTCCTGCTGGGGCTGTGGTGGTGGGACTGTGTTCAGCCTTCCGTGTTTGGCATGCCAGCATGGGCTGTGTTCATTTGTGCAGGTTCATCCTATATAGTTGGAACCATAGTAAAAATTCTATACTACAAACTATGCCATCCAAATAAGAAGTCAGCCAATGAAGAGAAGTCAACCATGGAAGAGTCCGAAGATATGCTGCCGCCGGCGCCAGCGTGCCTTGGGGAAGAGAAGCCTGTTATGGACATGGTGGATTTTGCCCGATTTAAGGCGCCATCACCACCGTGCCCTGGGGAAGAGAAGCCGGATATGGACGTGGTGGATTTTGCCCCATTTAATGCGCCATCACCTCCACCTTTACCTCCACCGAAGCCTTTGACTGGGGCTCAGAAGAGGATGCAGAAGCTGGCTGCTAATTTTTAA
- the LOC121696162 gene encoding XK-related protein 8-like isoform X2 gives MEISLRSLTAQRDGQKQGIAVFLTHDLSLLRLIETFSESAPQLTLMMAIIAHREDVEWVTGLKTLGSFAAIAFSVVMYHRVMRSFSKDKAKMTWIPSLVYFLWNFFLIAPRLAAVALAASTLPVGMIAVHFFLLWLTFFLWAWRQKTDFMDTPAGEWLYRGTVALIWYFCSFNVSKDDSRGRSIICHFIITRSIIYHFFIAVDSFVLLGLWWWDCVQPSVFGMPAWAVFICAGSSYIVGTIVKILYYKLCHPNKKSANEEKSTMEESEDMLPPAPACLGEEKPVMDMVDFARFKAPSPPCPGEEKPDMDVVDFAPFNAPSPPPLPPPKPLTGAQKRMQKLAANF, from the exons ATGGAGATCTCTCTGCGTAGCCTGACTGCACAAAGAGATGGACAGAAGCAAGGCATCGCTGTCTTCCTGACCCATGACCTCAGCTTGCTGCGCCTCATCGAGACATTCTCCGAGAGCGCTCCACAACTGACACTAATGATGGCCATCATCGCACATAGAGAAGATGTTGAATGGGTCACAG GTCTAAAGACTTTGGGTTCCTTCGCCGCAATTGCCTTCAGTGTGGTCATGTACCACCGCGTCATGCGCTCCTTCAGCAAGGACAAGGCCAAGATGACCTGGATCCCATCTCTAGTGTACTTCCTGTGGAACTTCTTCCTGATCGCCCCGCGTCTGGCAGCAGTGGCCCTCGCTGCCTCCACCCTGCCCGTTGGGATGATCGCAGTCCACTTCTTCCTCCTTTGGCTGACCTTTTTCCTATGGGCCTGGCGTCAGAAAACAGACTTCATGGACACCCCAGCAGGGGAATGGCTCTATCGGGGCACCGTAGCTCTCATTTGGTACTTTTGCTCGTTCAATGTGTCCAAGGACGACTCCAGGGGAAGGAGTATCATCTGTCATTTCATCATAACAAGGAGTATCATCTATCATTTCTTCATAGCAGTGGACAGTTTTGTCCTGCTGGGGCTGTGGTGGTGGGACTGTGTTCAGCCTTCCGTGTTTGGCATGCCAGCATGGGCTGTGTTCATTTGTGCAGGTTCATCCTATATAGTTGGAACCATAGTAAAAATTCTATACTACAAACTATGCCATCCAAATAAGAAGTCAGCCAATGAAGAGAAGTCAACCATGGAAGAGTCCGAAGATATGCTGCCGCCGGCGCCAGCGTGCCTTGGGGAAGAGAAGCCTGTTATGGACATGGTGGATTTTGCCCGATTTAAGGCGCCATCACCACCGTGCCCTGGGGAAGAGAAGCCGGATATGGACGTGGTGGATTTTGCCCCATTTAATGCGCCATCACCTCCACCTTTACCTCCACCGAAGCCTTTGACTGGGGCTCAGAAGAGGATGCAGAAGCTGGCTGCTAATTTTTAA
- the eya3 gene encoding eyes absent homolog 3 isoform X3, protein MDESQDLAELPKKKARHEPGIGQEGQQAVVTNEDTDSAERNDSAALGSEVNTPYPPSSVPHLDAVSGSSEQSSQDTGTGNQTCDTDNSYTNNAVTCKDLTTTTGTEYTSQIYQGSNPAVTAYASQGAFSLTQSSVYGAFPQTGQTYGLPPFGSCFTTSSVYTNIPTANVTATTTAAAPGNTQEFTSYNSLNQIQFPQYYVPPTSYLPSGLPSTDGDVSGVVAAAAYPGAKDENAVPAGLPNTTDPSPGVALPTGAREQDDASRRNPPGKSKGKAKKAENSQSIDNDLERIFLWDLDETIIIFHSLLTGTFAQKFGKDPATVLNLGLQMEELIFELADTHLFFNDLEECDQVHVEDIASDDNGQDLSNYNFSTDGFTGPSGGGGSGPTAAVQGGVEWMRKLAFRYRRLKEIYNAYKGNAGGLLSPMKRDLLLRLRTEIETVTDSWLSIALKSLLLIQSRGRCMNVLVTTTQLVPALAKVLLYGLGEVFPIENIYSATKIGKESCFERIVSRFGKKVTYVVIGDGRDEEFAAKQHNMPFWRVSAHGDLVSLHQALELDFL, encoded by the exons ATGGACGAGTCACAGGACCTGGCTGAGCTACCG AAAAAGAAAGCTCGTCATGAACCAGGCATTGGTCAGGAGGGCCAACA GGCTGTAGTAACTAACGAGGACACAGACTCCGCAGAGAGAAATGACTCAGCTGCtctggggtcagaggtcaacacTCCTTACCCCCCTTCCTCTGTGCCTCATCTCGACGCAG TTTCTGGGAGTAGTGAACAGTCAAGTCAAGACACAGGAACTGGAAACCAAACATGTGATACTGACAACTCCTATACCAACAATG CTGTGACCTGCAAAGACCTTACTACAACTACAGGCACCGAATATACCTCACAGATCTACCAAGGAAGCAA CCCTGCAGTCACCGCCTATGCTAGCCAAGGGGCCTTCTCCCTCACGCAGTCCTCTGTGTACGGCGCCTTTCCCCAGACCGGACAGACCTATGGCCTTCCACCTTTTG GGTCCTGTTTCACTACATCCAGTGTGTACACCAACATCCCCACGGCTAATGTCACCGCGACAACCACAGCTGCAGCACCTGGCAACACCCAG GAATTCACGTCCTACAACTCCCTGAACCAGATTCAGTTTCCCCAGTACTATGTCCCTCCAACCAGCTACCTGCCCTCTGGGCTGCCCAGCACCGATGGAGATGTCTCAGGTGTGGTGGCCGCCGCCGCATATCCAGGTGCGAAGGACGAGAATGCTGTGCCTGCTGGCCTTCCCAATACCACAG atccaTCCCCAGGTGTGGCCCTCCCCACTGGTGCTCGGGAGCAGGATGACGCCTCACGAAGGAATCCGCCTGGCAAATCCAAAGGAAAGGCCAAGAAGGCCGAAAACTCTCAGTCCATAGACAACGACCTAGAG CGCATCTTCCTCTGGGATCTGGACGAGACCATCATCATTTTCCACTCTCTGCTCACCGGCACATTTGCGCAGAAGTTTGGCAAG GACCCGGCCACTGTGCTCAATCTGGGTCTGCAGATGGAGGAGCTGATCTTCGAGCTGGCAGACACCCACCTGTTCTTCAACGACCTGGAG gAGTGCGATCAGGTTCACGTCGAGGACATCGCCTCTGACGACAATGGCCAAGACCTGAG CAACTACAACTTTTCCACTGACGGCTTCACGGGTCCCAGTGGGGGAGGTGGGTCGGGCCCCACGGCCGCAGTTCAGGGAGGTGTGGAGTGGATGCGCAAGCTGGCCTTCCGCTACCGCCGTCTCAAGGAGATCTACAACGCCTACAAAGGCAACGCAGGAG GTCTGTTGAGCCCCATGAAGAGGGATCTGCTCCTGAGGCTGCGGACGGAGATCGAGACGGTGACGGACTCCTGGCTCAGCATCGCGCTCAAGTCCCTACTGCTCATCCAGTCCAG GGGGAGATGTATGAACGTGCTGGTCACCACCACCCAGCTTGTTCCTGCGCTGGCTAAAGTGCTACTCTACGGGCTCGGAGAGGTGTTCCCCATCGAGAACATCTACAGTGCTACAAAAATAG GGAAAGAGAGCTGCTTTGAGCGCATAGTCTCCCGGTTCGGGAAGAAGGTGACGTATGTGGTGATCGGGGATGGCCGCGATGAGGAATTTGCGGCGAAACAG cacaaCATGCCCTTCTGGCGTGTGTCAGCGCATGGAGACCTGGTGTCCCTGCACCAGGCCCTGGAGCTGGACTTCCTGTAG
- the eya3 gene encoding eyes absent homolog 3 isoform X2, whose product MDESQDLAELPKKKARHEPGIGQEGQQAVVTNEDTDSAERNDSAALGSEVNTPYPPSSVPHLDAVSGSSEQSSQDTGTGNQTCDTDNSYTNNAVTCKDLTTTTGTEYTSQIYQGSNPAVTAYASQGAFSLTQSSVYGAFPQTGQTYGLPPFGAMWPGIKTETGLPEAPSVGQPGFLSFSTAYTSTQPGQAHYSYPSQGSCFTTSSVYTNIPTANVTATTTAAAPGNTQEFTSYNSLNQIQFPQYYVPPTSYLPSGLPSTDGDVSGVVAAAAYPGAKDENAVPAGLPNTTGVALPTGAREQDDASRRNPPGKSKGKAKKAENSQSIDNDLERIFLWDLDETIIIFHSLLTGTFAQKFGKDPATVLNLGLQMEELIFELADTHLFFNDLEECDQVHVEDIASDDNGQDLSNYNFSTDGFTGPSGGGGSGPTAAVQGGVEWMRKLAFRYRRLKEIYNAYKGNAGGLLSPMKRDLLLRLRTEIETVTDSWLSIALKSLLLIQSRGRCMNVLVTTTQLVPALAKVLLYGLGEVFPIENIYSATKIGKESCFERIVSRFGKKVTYVVIGDGRDEEFAAKQHNMPFWRVSAHGDLVSLHQALELDFL is encoded by the exons ATGGACGAGTCACAGGACCTGGCTGAGCTACCG AAAAAGAAAGCTCGTCATGAACCAGGCATTGGTCAGGAGGGCCAACA GGCTGTAGTAACTAACGAGGACACAGACTCCGCAGAGAGAAATGACTCAGCTGCtctggggtcagaggtcaacacTCCTTACCCCCCTTCCTCTGTGCCTCATCTCGACGCAG TTTCTGGGAGTAGTGAACAGTCAAGTCAAGACACAGGAACTGGAAACCAAACATGTGATACTGACAACTCCTATACCAACAATG CTGTGACCTGCAAAGACCTTACTACAACTACAGGCACCGAATATACCTCACAGATCTACCAAGGAAGCAA CCCTGCAGTCACCGCCTATGCTAGCCAAGGGGCCTTCTCCCTCACGCAGTCCTCTGTGTACGGCGCCTTTCCCCAGACCGGACAGACCTATGGCCTTCCACCTTTTG GTGCCATGTGGCCTGGCATTAAAACAGAGACAGGGTTACCCGAGGCGCCCTCTGTTGGCCAACCTGGGTTTCTCAGCTTCAGCACCGCATATACCTCTACCCAGCCTGGCCAAGCACACTACTCCTATCCCAGCCAAG GGTCCTGTTTCACTACATCCAGTGTGTACACCAACATCCCCACGGCTAATGTCACCGCGACAACCACAGCTGCAGCACCTGGCAACACCCAG GAATTCACGTCCTACAACTCCCTGAACCAGATTCAGTTTCCCCAGTACTATGTCCCTCCAACCAGCTACCTGCCCTCTGGGCTGCCCAGCACCGATGGAGATGTCTCAGGTGTGGTGGCCGCCGCCGCATATCCAGGTGCGAAGGACGAGAATGCTGTGCCTGCTGGCCTTCCCAATACCACAG GTGTGGCCCTCCCCACTGGTGCTCGGGAGCAGGATGACGCCTCACGAAGGAATCCGCCTGGCAAATCCAAAGGAAAGGCCAAGAAGGCCGAAAACTCTCAGTCCATAGACAACGACCTAGAG CGCATCTTCCTCTGGGATCTGGACGAGACCATCATCATTTTCCACTCTCTGCTCACCGGCACATTTGCGCAGAAGTTTGGCAAG GACCCGGCCACTGTGCTCAATCTGGGTCTGCAGATGGAGGAGCTGATCTTCGAGCTGGCAGACACCCACCTGTTCTTCAACGACCTGGAG gAGTGCGATCAGGTTCACGTCGAGGACATCGCCTCTGACGACAATGGCCAAGACCTGAG CAACTACAACTTTTCCACTGACGGCTTCACGGGTCCCAGTGGGGGAGGTGGGTCGGGCCCCACGGCCGCAGTTCAGGGAGGTGTGGAGTGGATGCGCAAGCTGGCCTTCCGCTACCGCCGTCTCAAGGAGATCTACAACGCCTACAAAGGCAACGCAGGAG GTCTGTTGAGCCCCATGAAGAGGGATCTGCTCCTGAGGCTGCGGACGGAGATCGAGACGGTGACGGACTCCTGGCTCAGCATCGCGCTCAAGTCCCTACTGCTCATCCAGTCCAG GGGGAGATGTATGAACGTGCTGGTCACCACCACCCAGCTTGTTCCTGCGCTGGCTAAAGTGCTACTCTACGGGCTCGGAGAGGTGTTCCCCATCGAGAACATCTACAGTGCTACAAAAATAG GGAAAGAGAGCTGCTTTGAGCGCATAGTCTCCCGGTTCGGGAAGAAGGTGACGTATGTGGTGATCGGGGATGGCCGCGATGAGGAATTTGCGGCGAAACAG cacaaCATGCCCTTCTGGCGTGTGTCAGCGCATGGAGACCTGGTGTCCCTGCACCAGGCCCTGGAGCTGGACTTCCTGTAG
- the eya3 gene encoding eyes absent homolog 3 isoform X1, which translates to MDESQDLAELPKKKARHEPGIGQEGQQAVVTNEDTDSAERNDSAALGSEVNTPYPPSSVPHLDAVSGSSEQSSQDTGTGNQTCDTDNSYTNNAVTCKDLTTTTGTEYTSQIYQGSNPAVTAYASQGAFSLTQSSVYGAFPQTGQTYGLPPFGAMWPGIKTETGLPEAPSVGQPGFLSFSTAYTSTQPGQAHYSYPSQGSCFTTSSVYTNIPTANVTATTTAAAPGNTQEFTSYNSLNQIQFPQYYVPPTSYLPSGLPSTDGDVSGVVAAAAYPGAKDENAVPAGLPNTTDPSPGVALPTGAREQDDASRRNPPGKSKGKAKKAENSQSIDNDLERIFLWDLDETIIIFHSLLTGTFAQKFGKDPATVLNLGLQMEELIFELADTHLFFNDLEECDQVHVEDIASDDNGQDLSNYNFSTDGFTGPSGGGGSGPTAAVQGGVEWMRKLAFRYRRLKEIYNAYKGNAGGLLSPMKRDLLLRLRTEIETVTDSWLSIALKSLLLIQSRGRCMNVLVTTTQLVPALAKVLLYGLGEVFPIENIYSATKIGKESCFERIVSRFGKKVTYVVIGDGRDEEFAAKQHNMPFWRVSAHGDLVSLHQALELDFL; encoded by the exons ATGGACGAGTCACAGGACCTGGCTGAGCTACCG AAAAAGAAAGCTCGTCATGAACCAGGCATTGGTCAGGAGGGCCAACA GGCTGTAGTAACTAACGAGGACACAGACTCCGCAGAGAGAAATGACTCAGCTGCtctggggtcagaggtcaacacTCCTTACCCCCCTTCCTCTGTGCCTCATCTCGACGCAG TTTCTGGGAGTAGTGAACAGTCAAGTCAAGACACAGGAACTGGAAACCAAACATGTGATACTGACAACTCCTATACCAACAATG CTGTGACCTGCAAAGACCTTACTACAACTACAGGCACCGAATATACCTCACAGATCTACCAAGGAAGCAA CCCTGCAGTCACCGCCTATGCTAGCCAAGGGGCCTTCTCCCTCACGCAGTCCTCTGTGTACGGCGCCTTTCCCCAGACCGGACAGACCTATGGCCTTCCACCTTTTG GTGCCATGTGGCCTGGCATTAAAACAGAGACAGGGTTACCCGAGGCGCCCTCTGTTGGCCAACCTGGGTTTCTCAGCTTCAGCACCGCATATACCTCTACCCAGCCTGGCCAAGCACACTACTCCTATCCCAGCCAAG GGTCCTGTTTCACTACATCCAGTGTGTACACCAACATCCCCACGGCTAATGTCACCGCGACAACCACAGCTGCAGCACCTGGCAACACCCAG GAATTCACGTCCTACAACTCCCTGAACCAGATTCAGTTTCCCCAGTACTATGTCCCTCCAACCAGCTACCTGCCCTCTGGGCTGCCCAGCACCGATGGAGATGTCTCAGGTGTGGTGGCCGCCGCCGCATATCCAGGTGCGAAGGACGAGAATGCTGTGCCTGCTGGCCTTCCCAATACCACAG atccaTCCCCAGGTGTGGCCCTCCCCACTGGTGCTCGGGAGCAGGATGACGCCTCACGAAGGAATCCGCCTGGCAAATCCAAAGGAAAGGCCAAGAAGGCCGAAAACTCTCAGTCCATAGACAACGACCTAGAG CGCATCTTCCTCTGGGATCTGGACGAGACCATCATCATTTTCCACTCTCTGCTCACCGGCACATTTGCGCAGAAGTTTGGCAAG GACCCGGCCACTGTGCTCAATCTGGGTCTGCAGATGGAGGAGCTGATCTTCGAGCTGGCAGACACCCACCTGTTCTTCAACGACCTGGAG gAGTGCGATCAGGTTCACGTCGAGGACATCGCCTCTGACGACAATGGCCAAGACCTGAG CAACTACAACTTTTCCACTGACGGCTTCACGGGTCCCAGTGGGGGAGGTGGGTCGGGCCCCACGGCCGCAGTTCAGGGAGGTGTGGAGTGGATGCGCAAGCTGGCCTTCCGCTACCGCCGTCTCAAGGAGATCTACAACGCCTACAAAGGCAACGCAGGAG GTCTGTTGAGCCCCATGAAGAGGGATCTGCTCCTGAGGCTGCGGACGGAGATCGAGACGGTGACGGACTCCTGGCTCAGCATCGCGCTCAAGTCCCTACTGCTCATCCAGTCCAG GGGGAGATGTATGAACGTGCTGGTCACCACCACCCAGCTTGTTCCTGCGCTGGCTAAAGTGCTACTCTACGGGCTCGGAGAGGTGTTCCCCATCGAGAACATCTACAGTGCTACAAAAATAG GGAAAGAGAGCTGCTTTGAGCGCATAGTCTCCCGGTTCGGGAAGAAGGTGACGTATGTGGTGATCGGGGATGGCCGCGATGAGGAATTTGCGGCGAAACAG cacaaCATGCCCTTCTGGCGTGTGTCAGCGCATGGAGACCTGGTGTCCCTGCACCAGGCCCTGGAGCTGGACTTCCTGTAG
- the si:ch211-195b13.1 gene encoding STKc_SGK domain-containing protein isoform X1: MAMTEAGCDLTYCKMRGIMSVLTAFIKERKMGLNDFIQKLVSNPHICQHAAVESFLKIDENQNEAMGGGLKSNSLCLTGPRSSLAEETQIKPCDFDYLKIIGKGSFGKVLLARHKETAQYYAVKVLQKKIILKKKEQKHIMAERSVLMKNIKHPFLVGLHFSFQTTDKLYFVLDYVNGGELFYHLQRERVFLEPRARFYAAEIASALGYLHSLHIVYRDLKPENILLDSQGHIVLTDFGLCKEGLEADATTTTFCGTPEYLAPEVLQKQAYDRTVDWWCLGSVLYEMLYGLPPFYSRNTAEMYNNILHKPLVLKPNVSNAGRELLEGLLHKDRTMRLGVKDDFLELKTHAFFSPINWDDLMARKIIPPFVPSVSGPTDLRHFDPEFTHLPVSSSLCNGDQQHVTGSMREAAGAFPGFSYGPTHDHLM, translated from the exons ATGGCTATGACAGAGGCTGGGTGCGATTTGACTTACTGCAAAATGCGTGGGATCATGTCAGTTCTGACTG CTTTTATCAAGGAGAGAAAAATGGGTCTGAACGACTTCATTCAGAAGCTTGTGTCCAATCCGCATATTTGTCAGCA TGCTGCAGTTGAATCATTCCTAAAAATCGATGAGAACCAGAATGAGGCAATGGGAGGTGGGCTCAAGTCAAACTCG CTATGTCTGACTGGACCAAGAAGCTCTCTGGCAGAAGAGACTCA GATTAAGCCGTGTGACTTTGACTACCTGAAAATCATTGGCAAAGGAAGCTTTGGAAAG GTCCTTTTGGCGAGGCACAAGGAGACTGCTCAGTACTATGCCGTAAAAGTCCTGCAGAAGAAGATCATCCTGAAGAAGAAAGAG CAAAAGCATATCATGGCAGAGAGGAGTGTGCTAATGAAGAACATCAAGCATCCATTCCTAGTGGGCCTGCACTTCTCTTTCCAGACCACAGACAAGCTCTACTTTGTGCTGGACTATGTCAATGGCGGGGAG CTGTTCTACCACCTCCAACGCGAAAGAGTGTTCCTGGAGCCGCGTGCCCGGTTCTATGCTGCTGAGATTGCCAGTGCCCTTGGCTACCTCCACTCCCTGCACATCGTTTACAG AGATCTTAAGCCAGAGAACATCCTTCTAGACTCCCAGGGTCATATTGTCTTGACTGACTTTGGCCTCTGCAAGGAAGGGCTGGAAGCAgatgcaacaacaaccacattctGTGGAACTCCTGAG TACCTTGCACCAGAGGTTCTTCAGAAGCAAGCATACGACCGCACTGTGGACTGGTGGTGTCTGGGATCTGTCCTCTATGAGATGCTGTATGGACTG cCTCCCTTTTACAGCCGCAACACTGCTGAGATGTACAACAACATCCTGCACAAGCCCCTGGTGCTCAAGCCCAACGTGTCCAATGCCGGCCGTGAACTACTGGAGGGCCTGTTGCATAAGGACCGCACCATGAGGCTGGGAGTCAAGGATGACTTT CTGGAACTCAAAACTCATGCCTTCTTCTCACCAATAAACTGGGACGACCTCATGGCCAGGAAGATCATCCCTCCATTCGTTCCCTCAGTG TCTGGGCCTACAGACCTGAGGCACTTTGACCCAGAGTTCACCCATCTGCCTGTGTCCTCGTCCCTGTGCAACGGTGACCAGCAGCATGTGACCGGCAGCATGCGTGAGGCCGCCGGTGCCTTCCCCGGCTTCTCCTACGGGCCTACCCACGACCACCTAATGTAG
- the si:ch211-195b13.1 gene encoding STKc_SGK domain-containing protein isoform X2 has product MAMKTSKKSFIAFIKERKMGLNDFIQKLVSNPHICQHAAVESFLKIDENQNEAMGGGLKSNSLCLTGPRSSLAEETQIKPCDFDYLKIIGKGSFGKVLLARHKETAQYYAVKVLQKKIILKKKEQKHIMAERSVLMKNIKHPFLVGLHFSFQTTDKLYFVLDYVNGGELFYHLQRERVFLEPRARFYAAEIASALGYLHSLHIVYRDLKPENILLDSQGHIVLTDFGLCKEGLEADATTTTFCGTPEYLAPEVLQKQAYDRTVDWWCLGSVLYEMLYGLPPFYSRNTAEMYNNILHKPLVLKPNVSNAGRELLEGLLHKDRTMRLGVKDDFLELKTHAFFSPINWDDLMARKIIPPFVPSVSGPTDLRHFDPEFTHLPVSSSLCNGDQQHVTGSMREAAGAFPGFSYGPTHDHLM; this is encoded by the exons CTTTTATCAAGGAGAGAAAAATGGGTCTGAACGACTTCATTCAGAAGCTTGTGTCCAATCCGCATATTTGTCAGCA TGCTGCAGTTGAATCATTCCTAAAAATCGATGAGAACCAGAATGAGGCAATGGGAGGTGGGCTCAAGTCAAACTCG CTATGTCTGACTGGACCAAGAAGCTCTCTGGCAGAAGAGACTCA GATTAAGCCGTGTGACTTTGACTACCTGAAAATCATTGGCAAAGGAAGCTTTGGAAAG GTCCTTTTGGCGAGGCACAAGGAGACTGCTCAGTACTATGCCGTAAAAGTCCTGCAGAAGAAGATCATCCTGAAGAAGAAAGAG CAAAAGCATATCATGGCAGAGAGGAGTGTGCTAATGAAGAACATCAAGCATCCATTCCTAGTGGGCCTGCACTTCTCTTTCCAGACCACAGACAAGCTCTACTTTGTGCTGGACTATGTCAATGGCGGGGAG CTGTTCTACCACCTCCAACGCGAAAGAGTGTTCCTGGAGCCGCGTGCCCGGTTCTATGCTGCTGAGATTGCCAGTGCCCTTGGCTACCTCCACTCCCTGCACATCGTTTACAG AGATCTTAAGCCAGAGAACATCCTTCTAGACTCCCAGGGTCATATTGTCTTGACTGACTTTGGCCTCTGCAAGGAAGGGCTGGAAGCAgatgcaacaacaaccacattctGTGGAACTCCTGAG TACCTTGCACCAGAGGTTCTTCAGAAGCAAGCATACGACCGCACTGTGGACTGGTGGTGTCTGGGATCTGTCCTCTATGAGATGCTGTATGGACTG cCTCCCTTTTACAGCCGCAACACTGCTGAGATGTACAACAACATCCTGCACAAGCCCCTGGTGCTCAAGCCCAACGTGTCCAATGCCGGCCGTGAACTACTGGAGGGCCTGTTGCATAAGGACCGCACCATGAGGCTGGGAGTCAAGGATGACTTT CTGGAACTCAAAACTCATGCCTTCTTCTCACCAATAAACTGGGACGACCTCATGGCCAGGAAGATCATCCCTCCATTCGTTCCCTCAGTG TCTGGGCCTACAGACCTGAGGCACTTTGACCCAGAGTTCACCCATCTGCCTGTGTCCTCGTCCCTGTGCAACGGTGACCAGCAGCATGTGACCGGCAGCATGCGTGAGGCCGCCGGTGCCTTCCCCGGCTTCTCCTACGGGCCTACCCACGACCACCTAATGTAG